From Mauremys mutica isolate MM-2020 ecotype Southern chromosome 17, ASM2049712v1, whole genome shotgun sequence, one genomic window encodes:
- the LOC123351410 gene encoding interferon-inducible GTPase 5-like, with amino-acid sequence MASAVRKALTFSENAELNIAVIGENGSGRSSFINAIRDLDDEDENAAKTGVLEMTRKPIPYPFPTHPNVTIWELPSIGSPRFQAGSFLQQVNFSCYDIIIIITSQQFRFNHICLAREIQRMRKKCYFVRSKVDVDLYSAAQRRPSSYNEEKILQEIREYCCKCLQEEGLGNPQVFLISTWYLGKYDFHLLQETLAEELSSDKNHSLVLALSNYSDQIIQKKKEALEEGIWRVAAASCVGALVPIPGVSAACNIVVLVKYLRIYSKNFGLDRDSFTRLSKRSHKPREELERAIIKTRVAEEITQAFVITLLATFALAIGSSAFQWVPVIGSVVCAGISYKTSYAALQSFLEYAAEDAKNVRRTAWELEVLATEGEDSSKKVN; translated from the coding sequence ATGGCTTCTGCTGTGAGGAAAGCCttgacattttcagaaaatgctgagctcAACATTGCTGTCATCGGGGAGAACGGCTCTGGGAGATCATCCTTCATCAATGCCATCCGTGACCTGGATGATGAAGATGAGAATGCTGCAAAGACCGGAGTTCTAGAAATGACAAGAAAGCCAATTCCGTATCCATTTCCTACACACCCTAATGTGACCATATGGGAACTGCCGTCAATTGGGAGTCCAAGGTTTCAGGCAGGAAGCTTCCTCCAGCAGGTGAATTTCAGCTGCtatgacatcatcatcatcatcacctcaCAACAGTTCAGATTCAACCACATCTGCCTGGCCAGGGAGATCCAGAGGATGAGAAAGAAGTGCTATTTTGTGCGCTCCAAAGTGGATGTGGATTTGTACTCTGCTGCACAACGCCGGCCATCCAGCTACAATGAAGAGAAGATCTTGCAGGAGATCAGAGAATACTGCTGCAAATGTCTGCAGGAGGAAGGGCTGGGGAACCCACAAGTTTTCCTCATCTCCACCTGGTATTTAGGCAAGTATGATTTTCACCTCCTGCAGGAGACTTTGGCGGAAGAGCTCTCCAGTGACAAAAATCACTCTCTTGTTCTTGCCCTGTCCAACTACTCTGACCAAATCATACAAAAGAAGAAAGAAGCCCTGGAGGAGGGGATTTGGCGGGTAGCCGCTGCATCATGTGTTGGAGCCCTTGTTCCTATTCCAGGTGTCTCTGCTGCTTGCAATATTGTTGTCTTAGTAAAATACCTCAGGATTTACAGCAAGAACTTTGGGCTGGATAGAGACTCCTTCACCAGACTCTCAAAACGGTCACACAAACCCAGGGAGGAACTGGAAAGAGCTATTATAAAAACACGAGTGGCTGAAGAGATAACCCAGGCTTTTGTAATCACATTACTGGCCACTTTTGCTTTAGCGATAGGTTCTTCTGCCTTTCAGTGGGTACCTGTGATTGGTTCTGTCGTATGTGCTGGGATTTCTTATAAAACTTCCTACGCAGCATTGCAGTCATTTTTGGAATATGCTGCCGAAGATGCTAAAAATGTGCGGAGAACGGCTTGGGAACTTGAGGTTCTAGCTACAGAAGGAGAAGACTCATCAAAGAAAGTCAATTAG